One window of the Eucalyptus grandis isolate ANBG69807.140 chromosome 6, ASM1654582v1, whole genome shotgun sequence genome contains the following:
- the LOC104450179 gene encoding G-type lectin S-receptor-like serine/threonine-protein kinase At4g27290 yields the protein MDAPYLFLFFSIITLLHLPGFCTAGDTITASQSLRDVNGSTLSSQDGTFEMGFFSPGNSQKRFLGIWYKSIPAKNVVWVANRLNPINDSSGVLMIDDSGKLVILSSKSAVVWSANSTGPARDPVVQLLDTGNLVLRDGNDGDSGTTYLWQSFDYPTDTVLPEMKIGWDLRRGLDRRLTAWKSPDDPSPGDFSWGLELHNYPEAVAWKGNQEYFRSGPWNGLRYSGAPEQRANPLFSFDFVNDEDELYLTIHLKNKSVLTRTILNQSNYAWERYVWSEATLAWKLFTTVPKDYCDKYGLCGAYSNCDVTDLPICQCLPGFSPKSPDKWNSMDWSGGCTRNKPLDCGDGDGFIKFGGLKLPDTTFSWVNRTFDLKECRAKCLRNCSCMAYTHSDISGPGSGCAMWFGDLVDIRHFEEGGQDLYIRMPRSALELKSRHWLEIAVIVIAVIVPASVLLLTCYYIRRWRKKPKEAKIDEGEKEPKNESSKEDLELPSFDLATITDATDNFSFNQKLGEGGFGPVYKGTLPDGRQIAVKRLSAISRQGAREFKNEVKLIAKLQHRNLVKLLGCCEGEEMMLIYEYLPNRSLDAFIFDGTRGKLLDWQNRFNIICGIARGLLYLHQDSRLRIIHRDLKASNVLLDEKMNPKISDFGMARTFGGDQSEGNTNRVVGTYGYMAPEYAIDGLFSVKSDVFSFGILVLEIISGKRNRGLFHSNQNLIGHAWRLYAEGRPLDLIDPCLDGSCILSEVLRCIHLSFLCLQHHPENRPSMASVVVMLGSEGPLPPPKQPGFLIDKNPFEGDSSSSKQELNSVNEITVTLVEAR from the exons ATGGATGCTCCTTACCTGTTCCTGTTTTTCAGCATCATTACCCTTCTCCACCTCCCAGGTTTCTGCACTGCAGGGGACACAATCACCGCATCTCAGTCACTCAGAGATGTCAACGGAAGCACCTTATCTTCCCAAGATGGGACCTTTGAAATGGGCTTCTTCAGCCCAGGAAATTCCCAGAAACGTTTCTTGGGAATTTGGTACAAGAGCATCCCAGCGAAAAATGTTGTCTGGGTTGCAAATAGGCTCAATCCGATCAATGACTCGTCCGGGGTTCTGATGATTGATGACTCAGGAAAGCTTGTCATCCTCAGCAGCAAGAGCGCCGTCGTTTGGTCTGCAAACTCAACTGGGCCTGCACGAGATCCAGTAGTGCAGCTTCTTGATACTGGAAACCTTGTCCTGAGAGACGGGAATGACGGGGATTCAGGCACGACTTACTTGTGGCAGAGCTTTGACTATCCGACAGACACGGTCTTACCAGAAATGAAGATCGGATGGGACTTAAGAAGGGGCCTTGATCGCCGGTTAACAGCATGGAAGAGTCCGGATGACCCTTCTCCAGGTGACTTCTCGTGGGGATTGGAGCTCCACAACTACCCTGAAGCAGTTGCCTGGAAGGGAAATCAGGAATATTTCCGCAGCGGCCCATGGAATGGCCTGAGGTACAGTGGTGCGCCAGAGCAGAGGGCCAATCCCCTTTTCTCATTCGATTTTGTTAACGATGAGGATGAACTTTACCTCACTATCCACCTCAAGAACAAATCTGTCCTCACCAGGACTATCCTCAACCAATCAAATTACGCGTGGGAACGGTATGTTTGGAGCGAAGCCACTCTGGCGTGGAAGCTCTTCACGACGGTTCCAAAAGACTACTGCGACAAATATGGCCTTTGCGGTGCATATAGCAATTGCGATGTGACTGATCTGCCCATTTGTCAGTGCTTACCAGGGTTCAGCCCTAAGTCACCTGACAAATGGAACTCAATGGATTGGTCTGGGGGATGTACGAGGAATAAGCCCCTTGATTGTGGAGACGGAGATGGATTTATCAAATTTGGTGGATTGAAATTGCCGGACACCACATTCTCTTGGGTGAACAGGACTTTCGATCTGAAAGAATGCAGGGCTAAGTGCTTGCGCAACTGTTCTTGTATGGCCTACACGCATTCGGATATCAGCGGGCCTGGCAGCGGCTGTGCCATGTGGTTTGGTGATCTTGTGGATATTAGGCACTTTGAGGAAGGCGGGCAAGATCTCTACATCCGAATGCCCCGGTCCGCACTAG AGTTGAAAAGCAGACATTGGTTGGAAATAGCGGTCATAGTCATAGCTGTGATAGTCCCAGCTTCGGTGTTACTCCTAACCTGCTATTATATCCGCAGATGGAGGAAGAAACCCAAAG AGGCAAAGATAGACGAAGGAGAAAAGGAACCCAAAAATGAAAGCTCCAAGGAGGACTTAGAGTTACCATCATTTGACCTGGCCACAATTACGGATGCGACCGACAATTTTTCATTTAACCAGAAGCTCGGAGAAGGAGGGTTTGGACCAGTATACAAG GGTACGCTACCAGATGGACGGCAAATCGCAGTGAAGAGGCTCTCAGCCATCTCTCGACAAGGAGCGAGGGAATTCAAGAACGAAGTGAAACTGATCGCCAAACTTCAGCACCGAAATCTTGTAAAACTTCTGGGCTGTTGTGAAGGAGAGGAGATGATGCTGATCTACGAATACCTGCCTAACCGAAGCCTGGACGCCTTCATTTTTG ATGGCACGAGAGGTAAACTACTAGACTGGCAAAATAGATTCAACATTATTTGCGGGATTGCTCGGGGCCTTCTCTATCTTCATCAAGATTCAAGATTAAGGATAATACACAGAGATCTAAAAGCAAGCAATGTCCTGCTTGATGAGAAAATGAACCCGAAAATATCAGACTTTGGCATGGCCAGGACTTTTGGAGGAGATCAGAGTGAAGGGAATACAAACAGAGTGGTTGGAACTTA TGGCTACATGGCACCAGAATACGCCATTGATGGCCTATTTTCAGTGAAGTCCGATGTCTTTAGTTTCGGAATACTAGTCCTGGAAATCATCAGTGGAAAGAGAAACCGGGGTCTATTTCATTCAAACCAGAATCTCATCGGACAT GCCTGGAGATTATATGCAGAAGGGAGGCCTCTAGATCTCATTGATCCATGCTTAGACGGATCGTGCATCCTCTCAGAAGTACTGCGATGCATCCACCTGAGTTTCCTTTGTCTACAACATCATCCCGAGAACAGACCGAGCATGGCGTCAGTGGTCGTGATGCTGGGAAGCGAAGGCCCTCTGCCTCCGCCCAAACAGCCGGGCTTCCTGATAGACAAGAACCCTTTCGAAGGAGACTCTTCGTCAAGCAAGCAAGAGCTAAACTCGGTCAATGAAATCACCGTCACACTGGTGGAAGCAAGATAG